In Sphingopyxis sp. CCNWLW2, a single window of DNA contains:
- a CDS encoding TMEM165/GDT1 family protein, with translation MEALFTSTAIVALAEVGDKTQLLAILLATRFSRPVPIILGILFATLANHALAALLGASAAAFLDSPVFRYAIGLSFVGMAAWTLIPDKFEDDDAPKPRFGAFLTTLVAFFLVEMGDKTQVATIALGAQYHDIVSVTAGTTLGMMIANVPAIFLGHELLKRVDLAKVRKVAAGLFLVIGLWVLVQTAGWIG, from the coding sequence ATGGAAGCCCTGTTCACCTCGACCGCCATCGTTGCGCTCGCCGAAGTCGGCGACAAGACGCAGCTGCTCGCGATCCTGCTCGCGACGCGGTTCAGCCGCCCGGTGCCAATCATCCTCGGCATTTTGTTCGCGACGCTCGCGAACCATGCGCTCGCGGCGCTGCTTGGCGCGTCGGCCGCCGCTTTCCTCGACAGCCCGGTCTTTCGCTATGCAATCGGCCTGTCGTTTGTGGGGATGGCAGCCTGGACGCTGATCCCCGACAAGTTCGAGGACGATGACGCGCCCAAGCCGCGGTTCGGCGCCTTCCTGACGACGCTCGTCGCCTTCTTCCTCGTCGAGATGGGCGACAAGACGCAGGTCGCGACGATCGCGCTCGGCGCGCAATATCACGACATCGTCTCGGTCACCGCGGGCACCACGCTCGGCATGATGATCGCCAACGTGCCCGCGATCTTCCTCGGCCACGAACTGCTCAAGCGCGTCGATCTGGCGAAAGTTCGCAAGGTCGCTGCGGGCCTTTTCCTCGTGATCGGCCTGTGGGTGCTCGTGCAGACTGCTGGCTGGATCGGCTAG
- the galE gene encoding UDP-glucose 4-epimerase GalE, which translates to MNILLTGGAGYIGSHVAAPLVAAGHHVVCFDNLSNSDPSVMTRLEAITGAAIPLVQGDIRDGDALRRVMQDHSIESVIHFAGLKAVGESVAEPMKYYDNNVRGTLSLLEAMADCGAKTLVFSSSATVYGQPQYLPLDENHPTSATNPYGRTKLMIEEMLADVAAADPDWRIAILRYFNPVGAHDSGLIGENPNGIPNNLMPFVSRVAAGRLNELSVFGNDYDTPDGTGVRDYIHVVDLADGHVAALAAIAQADQPLSIWNLGTGQGYSVLDMVEAFERVNGVRIPYRIAPRRDGDVASCFASPDRAARELGWTANRDLDAMCSSSWNFERTLAGRNAD; encoded by the coding sequence ATGAATATTCTACTGACGGGCGGTGCGGGTTATATCGGCAGCCACGTCGCAGCACCGCTCGTGGCGGCGGGCCATCATGTGGTGTGCTTCGACAATCTGTCGAACAGCGACCCGTCGGTTATGACGCGGCTGGAAGCGATCACGGGCGCCGCCATTCCGCTGGTCCAAGGTGATATCCGCGACGGCGATGCGCTGCGGCGCGTGATGCAGGATCATTCGATTGAGTCCGTCATTCATTTCGCCGGACTCAAGGCCGTCGGGGAATCGGTCGCCGAGCCGATGAAATATTACGACAACAATGTCCGCGGCACCTTGTCGCTGCTCGAAGCGATGGCCGATTGCGGTGCGAAGACGCTCGTCTTCTCGTCGAGCGCCACGGTCTATGGCCAGCCCCAATATCTGCCGCTCGACGAGAATCACCCGACCTCGGCGACGAATCCCTATGGCCGCACCAAGCTGATGATCGAGGAAATGCTCGCCGACGTCGCCGCCGCCGATCCCGATTGGCGGATCGCGATCCTGCGTTACTTCAACCCGGTCGGCGCGCACGACAGCGGGCTGATCGGCGAAAATCCGAACGGCATTCCGAATAATCTGATGCCCTTTGTCAGCCGCGTCGCCGCCGGGCGGCTGAACGAGCTGTCGGTGTTCGGCAACGATTATGACACGCCCGACGGCACCGGGGTGCGCGACTATATCCATGTCGTCGACCTCGCCGACGGCCATGTCGCGGCGCTGGCCGCAATCGCGCAGGCCGACCAGCCGCTGTCGATATGGAACCTCGGCACCGGCCAGGGCTATTCGGTGCTCGATATGGTCGAGGCGTTCGAACGGGTGAACGGGGTACGCATCCCCTATCGCATCGCGCCGCGCCGCGACGGCGATGTCGCAAGCTGCTTCGCCAGCCCCGACCGCGCCGCGCGCGAGCTGGGCTGGACGGCGAACCGCGACCTCGACGCCATGTGCTCGTCGAGCTGGAATTTCGAGCGCACCCTCGCCGGGCGCAACGCCGACTAG
- a CDS encoding sigma-70 family RNA polymerase sigma factor has product MSIDEPSLARLMAASQRGDRAAYRALLGDCRKWLTRYFARRIAPHHIDDLVQETLVSMHRKLATWDSSRAFLPWLAAIARYRWIDMLRRQRDEAELGDNDAAVGAGDEAVHAKLSIDHLLTLLPPGQAQAITLVKIEGASIAEASQISGQSESLVKVNIHRGLKKLAELIESE; this is encoded by the coding sequence TTGAGCATCGACGAACCTTCGCTGGCGCGCCTGATGGCCGCATCGCAGCGGGGGGACCGCGCGGCCTATCGCGCGTTGCTCGGCGATTGCCGCAAATGGCTCACCCGCTATTTCGCGCGGCGGATTGCGCCGCACCATATCGACGATCTGGTGCAGGAAACTTTGGTGTCGATGCATCGCAAGCTCGCGACATGGGATAGCAGTCGGGCTTTCCTGCCGTGGCTTGCGGCGATCGCGCGCTATCGCTGGATCGACATGCTCCGCCGCCAGCGTGACGAGGCCGAGCTGGGCGATAATGACGCCGCGGTCGGTGCCGGGGACGAGGCGGTGCACGCAAAGCTCAGCATTGATCATCTGCTGACGTTACTGCCGCCGGGGCAGGCGCAGGCGATCACGCTGGTGAAGATCGAAGGCGCCTCGATCGCCGAGGCGTCGCAGATTTCGGGGCAGAGCGAATCGCTCGTCAAAGTGAATATCCATCGCGGGCTCAAGAAGCTCGCCGAACTGATTGAGAGTGAGTGA
- a CDS encoding DUF1109 domain-containing protein, translating into MKDASIDDLIDGLADDLKPVRPRRVVRGSLWVAAGWLGVGALLVGLFGRRHDLATGVMPPLSMLAFWLLAAAGVAATWSALRMGLPGVGRDYGGWRWAVGALLALPLAALFVFFGEAHDPAEAARRGFDIHCLAQGVVSGLGVGAALFLWLRASAPTSPTRAGWVIGVAAGAAGATIIALLCSSDDLVHITLWHASAVPVSAIAGRLTLPRFLRW; encoded by the coding sequence ATGAAGGACGCATCGATCGACGATTTGATCGACGGCCTGGCCGACGACCTGAAACCCGTGCGCCCGCGGCGCGTCGTGCGCGGGTCGCTGTGGGTCGCGGCCGGATGGCTGGGCGTCGGTGCGTTGCTGGTCGGGCTGTTCGGGAGGCGGCACGATCTCGCCACCGGCGTAATGCCGCCGCTTTCGATGCTCGCCTTCTGGCTGCTCGCCGCGGCGGGTGTCGCCGCCACATGGAGCGCGCTGCGCATGGGGCTGCCCGGCGTCGGGCGCGACTATGGCGGCTGGCGCTGGGCGGTCGGCGCGTTGCTGGCGTTGCCGCTCGCGGCGCTGTTCGTGTTCTTCGGCGAGGCGCATGACCCCGCCGAAGCCGCGCGGCGCGGTTTCGACATTCATTGCCTCGCGCAAGGCGTGGTTTCGGGGCTGGGTGTCGGGGCGGCGCTGTTCCTCTGGCTCAGGGCGAGCGCGCCGACCTCGCCGACGCGCGCGGGCTGGGTGATCGGGGTTGCGGCGGGCGCGGCCGGGGCAACGATCATCGCGCTGCTGTGCTCGAGCGACGACTTGGTCCACATCACGCTCTGGCATGCGTCTGCGGTGCCCGTCTCGGCGATCGCGGGTCGGCTGACCCTGCCCCGTTTCCTGCGCTGGTAA
- a CDS encoding DUF3325 family protein has protein sequence MRLEPALLSYASLACLALSTHRLRRDAAFARLPTVATLRAFAVVLLILAAWRAVHDFGPYQGPVAFIGMVSIAGLPLVLLLSRWPRGALVTGLATAAVALGMLIPLG, from the coding sequence ATGCGCCTTGAGCCGGCCCTTCTCTCATACGCGTCTCTGGCGTGCCTTGCGTTGAGCACCCATCGGCTGCGCCGCGACGCCGCGTTCGCGCGTCTGCCGACTGTCGCCACTCTGCGCGCATTCGCCGTGGTGTTGCTCATTCTCGCGGCGTGGCGCGCGGTCCATGACTTCGGTCCCTATCAGGGGCCCGTCGCCTTCATCGGCATGGTCTCGATCGCCGGACTGCCGCTCGTGCTGCTACTTTCACGCTGGCCGAGGGGGGCGCTGGTCACAGGGCTCGCCACCGCGGCGGTGGCGCTGGGCATGTTGATACCCCTCGGCTGA
- a CDS encoding PepSY-associated TM helix domain-containing protein yields MSKAASNAATGVRQSMAWIHGWLGLLAGWILFAMFLTGTASYFRPEITRWMQPEIDLRPVTAATAADTAVAHLQKVAPTAEQWFITLPDARTTATRIFIRERPNPDPNAKPAPRRPELRLDPATGEEVTARDTRGGEHFYRFHFQLQIPHPWGRWLAGLCAMAMLTAIISGVITHKRIFVDFFTLRWSKGQRSWLDAHNVSAVIALPFHAMITYTGLITLVAMYMPWPIQANYKDPATFETAVFGAEPDAEATGRLAALTPVAPLVARASEEWGGGRPATMVVRNPNDATATVTLYQSAKDRLNARGGSIVFSGVDGRRLSASPPPGPAAETSGVMLGLHMGSFAGPVLRWTYFLLGLAGTAMVGTGLMLWTVKRKRPGAEPFFGIRLAERLNVGAIACLPAGMAAFLLANRLLPATLPARGDVEVSIMFWTWFGLAALACVRPIRRAWTETLAIAAVAFLALPLVNALTTDRGFVRSLANDDWLFVAFDLAMLATGALLGFAAWRTAQKSSRPVRKPRPAARPANPLREAVDAP; encoded by the coding sequence ATGAGCAAAGCGGCATCGAACGCGGCGACGGGCGTTCGCCAGTCGATGGCGTGGATCCACGGCTGGCTCGGGCTGCTCGCAGGGTGGATCCTGTTCGCAATGTTCCTCACCGGCACCGCGAGCTATTTCCGGCCCGAAATCACGCGCTGGATGCAGCCCGAGATCGACCTGCGCCCGGTCACGGCCGCGACCGCCGCGGACACCGCGGTTGCGCACCTGCAAAAGGTCGCCCCGACCGCCGAGCAATGGTTCATCACCCTGCCCGATGCGCGCACGACCGCGACACGCATCTTCATCCGCGAGCGCCCGAACCCCGATCCGAATGCGAAGCCGGCCCCGCGCCGTCCCGAACTGCGACTCGACCCGGCAACGGGCGAAGAAGTGACGGCGCGCGACACGCGCGGCGGCGAGCATTTCTATCGCTTTCACTTCCAGCTCCAGATTCCGCATCCGTGGGGGCGCTGGCTCGCCGGGCTCTGCGCGATGGCGATGCTGACGGCGATCATCTCGGGCGTCATCACGCACAAGCGCATCTTCGTCGATTTCTTCACGCTGCGGTGGAGCAAGGGGCAGCGCAGCTGGCTCGACGCGCATAATGTATCGGCGGTAATCGCCCTGCCCTTCCACGCGATGATCACCTACACCGGCCTCATCACGCTGGTGGCGATGTATATGCCCTGGCCGATCCAGGCCAATTACAAGGACCCGGCGACCTTCGAGACCGCCGTCTTCGGCGCCGAGCCCGACGCCGAGGCAACGGGGCGCCTTGCCGCGCTGACGCCGGTTGCGCCACTCGTCGCCAGGGCATCCGAAGAATGGGGCGGCGGCCGGCCCGCGACGATGGTTGTCCGCAATCCGAATGACGCGACGGCCACCGTCACCCTGTACCAGAGCGCGAAGGATCGGCTCAATGCGCGCGGCGGATCGATCGTCTTTTCGGGCGTCGACGGGCGGCGGCTGTCGGCATCCCCCCCTCCCGGCCCGGCTGCCGAAACGAGCGGGGTCATGCTCGGCCTGCACATGGGCAGCTTCGCCGGTCCCGTGCTGCGCTGGACCTATTTCCTGCTCGGACTTGCGGGGACCGCAATGGTCGGCACGGGGCTCATGCTGTGGACGGTGAAGCGCAAGCGTCCGGGCGCGGAACCCTTCTTCGGAATCCGATTGGCCGAACGGCTGAACGTCGGCGCGATCGCCTGCCTTCCCGCGGGCATGGCGGCGTTCCTCCTCGCCAACCGCCTGCTACCCGCCACGCTGCCAGCGCGCGGGGACGTCGAGGTGAGCATCATGTTCTGGACATGGTTCGGGCTCGCGGCGCTGGCCTGTGTGCGGCCGATCCGCCGCGCCTGGACAGAAACGCTGGCGATTGCCGCGGTCGCCTTCCTTGCGCTGCCGCTGGTCAACGCGCTCACGACCGATCGGGGGTTTGTCCGATCGCTCGCGAACGACGACTGGCTGTTCGTCGCGTTCGATCTCGCCATGCTTGCGACGGGTGCATTGCTCGGTTTTGCCGCCTGGCGGACAGCGCAAAAATCATCGCGCCCGGTTCGGAAACCCCGCCCTGCAGCGCGTCCCGCCAACCCGTTGCGCGAGGCCGTCGATGCGCCTTGA
- a CDS encoding iron transporter, whose amino-acid sequence MAARAFTAIVGGYAAAAGFVSLLARIAPINRAEATIWAMMLSFLVYAGLILWAFHETRLARVAGTIWGLAFGSAGCLWLLGPAL is encoded by the coding sequence ATGGCTGCGCGGGCATTCACCGCGATCGTCGGCGGCTATGCCGCGGCGGCAGGCTTCGTTTCGCTCCTCGCGCGGATCGCACCGATCAACCGCGCCGAGGCGACGATATGGGCGATGATGCTGTCCTTCCTTGTCTATGCCGGCCTCATCCTATGGGCCTTTCATGAAACCCGGCTTGCGCGCGTCGCGGGGACCATTTGGGGCCTCGCGTTCGGGTCGGCGGGATGCCTGTGGCTGCTGGGGCCGGCGCTATGA
- a CDS encoding TonB-dependent siderophore receptor, producing MKSNSRAVMRSNLSRAALAAAMLVGAQPAWAAEDAAESGGAGETIVVTGLREASVSSATKTGTPLIETAQTITVIDSEELERRNAISLNQAVGYVAGVAANQRGGTVSRYDQMYLRGFSPGFFLDGMRLIAGPYSTPQTDFNRIEQIDIMKGPASVLYGNGTPGGLINLSSKKPEAEAFGRFEAQVGNYDSLRFVGDINQPLDAEGKWRVRLVGGWQKADGFTKRTESERYHISPMIAFAPDDQTNITLIASYQHAPSGSGYSGVPAYGSVLLNPNGPIEYHLNTGDPAYEVYDHKQKSVALLFRREFNEHLAFRSNVRFQNNKLSYRQLYVGGFATTGTGLNINTDYSTIIRGGGGADEDFDTLTMDSSFNAKFETAGIEHDILVGLDYLRITGENFQQFNTGQTTNPLTSIPNLNLYAPVYGVGIPSLDLKLLSPAYTNSYTTRDQTGIYIQDQVKIGGLHLIASGRWDSYDQRTLNKKNRVLTPLSQSAFTMRFGALYEFEFGLSPYVSYTESFEPQAGADYLGNPFSPTTGNMYEAGLKYQPRGLNALITLSAYELKRQNVPVGDPLAGTGGRPANSQIQIGETRVRGVELEARGELRPGLDIIFAGTYTDALITQGAPAVAASAPTLTRLGTTGTPSTTGTVPLGVPEWQASGFLSYDFGRGGAGEGPLGGLSLGAGFRSVGGSFGSTSYKVVNSVTTFELFKTKSFTLFDAMLAYDLGHASPALDGLSVAVNAQNLFDKQHVSSCFFSNSCYFGASRTVVGSLRYKW from the coding sequence ATGAAGTCGAATTCGCGCGCCGTAATGCGGTCGAATCTGTCGCGTGCCGCGCTCGCGGCGGCGATGCTTGTGGGCGCGCAGCCCGCCTGGGCCGCTGAAGACGCGGCCGAGAGCGGCGGGGCGGGCGAGACGATCGTCGTAACCGGCCTCCGCGAAGCCAGTGTCTCGTCGGCGACCAAGACGGGAACCCCGCTGATCGAAACGGCGCAGACGATCACGGTGATCGACAGCGAAGAGCTGGAGCGCCGCAATGCGATCTCGCTCAACCAGGCGGTGGGCTATGTCGCCGGCGTCGCGGCGAACCAGCGCGGCGGCACGGTGTCGCGTTACGACCAGATGTATCTGCGCGGCTTTTCGCCCGGCTTTTTCCTCGACGGCATGCGACTGATCGCGGGCCCCTATTCGACCCCGCAGACCGATTTCAACCGCATCGAGCAGATCGACATTATGAAGGGGCCGGCCTCGGTCCTCTATGGCAACGGCACCCCGGGTGGCCTCATCAACCTGTCGAGCAAGAAGCCCGAAGCCGAAGCGTTCGGCCGTTTCGAGGCGCAGGTCGGCAATTATGACAGCCTGCGCTTCGTCGGCGACATCAACCAGCCGCTCGATGCCGAGGGCAAGTGGCGCGTGCGTCTTGTCGGCGGGTGGCAGAAGGCCGACGGCTTCACCAAGCGCACCGAGAGCGAGCGCTATCACATCAGCCCGATGATCGCCTTCGCGCCCGACGATCAGACGAATATCACGCTCATCGCATCCTATCAGCACGCGCCATCGGGCAGCGGCTATTCGGGCGTGCCAGCCTATGGCAGCGTGCTGCTGAACCCCAATGGCCCGATCGAATATCATCTCAACACCGGCGATCCGGCCTATGAAGTCTACGACCACAAGCAGAAATCGGTCGCGCTCTTGTTCCGGCGCGAGTTCAACGAACATCTGGCGTTCCGCTCGAACGTCCGGTTCCAGAACAACAAGCTGAGCTACCGCCAGCTTTACGTCGGTGGTTTTGCGACGACGGGCACCGGCCTCAACATCAACACCGATTATTCGACGATCATCCGCGGCGGCGGCGGCGCCGACGAGGATTTCGACACGCTGACGATGGACAGCAGCTTCAACGCGAAGTTCGAAACCGCGGGGATCGAGCACGACATATTGGTCGGCCTCGATTATCTCCGCATCACCGGCGAGAATTTCCAGCAGTTCAATACCGGCCAGACGACCAACCCGCTCACGAGCATCCCGAACCTCAACCTCTACGCGCCCGTATATGGCGTCGGCATCCCCAGCCTCGACCTGAAGCTGCTCTCACCCGCCTACACGAACAGCTATACCACCCGCGACCAGACCGGCATCTATATCCAGGACCAGGTGAAAATCGGCGGGCTCCACCTGATCGCCAGCGGCCGGTGGGACTCCTATGACCAGCGCACGCTCAACAAGAAGAACCGCGTGCTGACGCCGCTCTCGCAAAGCGCCTTCACGATGCGCTTTGGCGCGCTCTATGAGTTCGAATTCGGCCTGTCGCCCTATGTGAGCTACACCGAATCCTTCGAACCGCAGGCGGGCGCCGACTATCTCGGCAATCCCTTCTCGCCGACCACGGGCAATATGTATGAGGCGGGACTGAAATATCAGCCGCGCGGCCTGAATGCGCTCATCACCCTGTCGGCTTACGAACTGAAGCGGCAGAATGTTCCCGTCGGCGATCCGCTCGCGGGCACCGGCGGCCGCCCGGCAAACTCGCAGATCCAGATCGGCGAAACGCGCGTGCGCGGCGTCGAGCTCGAAGCGCGCGGCGAACTCCGCCCCGGACTCGATATCATCTTTGCCGGCACCTACACCGATGCGCTGATCACGCAGGGCGCGCCCGCGGTTGCCGCGTCGGCTCCAACGCTCACCCGGCTCGGCACCACCGGCACGCCCTCGACCACGGGCACCGTCCCGCTCGGCGTGCCCGAATGGCAGGCATCGGGTTTCCTGTCGTACGACTTCGGCCGCGGCGGTGCGGGCGAGGGCCCGCTTGGCGGCCTCAGCCTCGGCGCGGGTTTCCGCTCTGTTGGAGGTTCTTTCGGCTCGACGAGCTACAAGGTCGTGAACAGCGTGACGACCTTCGAACTGTTCAAGACGAAGAGCTTTACGCTGTTCGATGCGATGCTCGCCTACGACCTCGGCCATGCCAGCCCGGCGCTGGACGGCCTCAGCGTCGCGGTGAACGCGCAGAATCTGTTCGACAAGCAGCATGTGTCGTCCTGCTTCTTCTCGAACAGCTGCTATTTCGGCGCATCGCGGACGGTCGTGGGGTCGCTGCGCTATAAGTGGTGA
- a CDS encoding class I SAM-dependent methyltransferase, which produces MSEDFTSPDSASHIQHRKLKAFARNTLSALNLNLTYAFSPGLSFFGLNIFRDPRPGPIKYRALYALDHVLKRQPKAVLDVGSGGGEHARRFKESGSRVVCIDLGTSVYARSRTEDGIEIVNADFNRYESEERFDLVWASHVLEHQQNAGEFISRLIENCAPGGWVCITVPDPHRGLWGGHVSLWTPGLLAYNTVLCGVDLSDAEFVRGSNEFSLIFQPRKVDLPKLSYDYGDLDLLAPYLPGMKENSDPWKVGYRNV; this is translated from the coding sequence GTGTCCGAAGATTTCACGTCCCCAGATTCCGCTTCGCACATCCAGCATCGTAAGCTGAAGGCGTTCGCGAGGAACACCCTCAGCGCGCTTAACCTCAATCTGACCTACGCCTTCTCACCGGGGCTGTCCTTTTTCGGCCTGAATATATTTCGCGACCCCCGCCCCGGTCCGATCAAATATCGCGCGCTCTATGCGCTGGACCACGTATTGAAACGGCAGCCCAAGGCGGTCCTCGATGTCGGGTCTGGAGGCGGCGAACATGCCAGGCGATTCAAGGAAAGCGGCAGCCGAGTCGTGTGCATCGACCTGGGAACCTCGGTCTACGCACGCAGCAGGACCGAAGACGGGATCGAAATCGTCAACGCCGACTTCAATCGTTACGAAAGCGAAGAACGGTTCGATCTGGTTTGGGCATCCCATGTGCTGGAGCATCAGCAAAACGCGGGCGAGTTCATCTCTCGCCTGATCGAAAATTGTGCGCCCGGCGGATGGGTTTGTATCACCGTTCCCGATCCGCACCGGGGGCTTTGGGGTGGCCATGTCTCGCTCTGGACGCCCGGCCTGCTCGCCTACAACACGGTTTTATGCGGCGTCGATCTGTCGGATGCGGAGTTCGTGCGCGGCTCCAACGAATTTTCGCTGATCTTCCAGCCGCGCAAGGTCGATCTTCCCAAGCTCAGCTACGACTATGGCGACCTCGACCTGCTGGCGCCCTACCTACCGGGCATGAAGGAAAACTCTGATCCGTGGAAGGTCGGTTACCGCAACGTCTGA
- the folK gene encoding 2-amino-4-hydroxy-6-hydroxymethyldihydropteridine diphosphokinase, producing MSNAMPLPLYAIGLGSNRRHARFGDPRAVLLAALAALESADIEAVDASPIIASDPLGPSRRRYANAVALVASPLSPPEMLARLQAIEASFGRRTGQRWSARTLDLDILLWSGGTWSDGALTIPHPAIEQRAFVLGPLRAIVPEWQHPLHGRSVRQLAARLSRPKPVDRDASAH from the coding sequence ATGAGCAACGCAATGCCGCTTCCCCTCTATGCCATCGGGCTCGGATCGAATCGGCGCCATGCGCGGTTCGGCGACCCGCGCGCGGTGCTGCTCGCCGCGCTGGCGGCGCTGGAGAGTGCCGATATCGAGGCAGTCGACGCGAGCCCGATCATCGCGAGCGACCCGCTCGGCCCGTCGCGCCGGCGCTACGCGAACGCCGTCGCGCTCGTCGCCTCACCGCTCAGTCCGCCCGAAATGCTCGCACGGCTGCAGGCGATCGAGGCGAGCTTCGGCCGCCGCACCGGCCAGCGCTGGAGCGCGCGGACGCTCGACCTCGACATCCTGCTCTGGTCGGGCGGCACCTGGTCCGACGGCGCGCTCACCATCCCGCATCCCGCCATTGAACAGCGTGCGTTCGTGCTCGGCCCGCTGCGCGCGATCGTCCCCGAATGGCAGCATCCGCTGCACGGCCGCAGCGTCCGTCAACTCGCCGCGCGACTTTCGCGTCCGAAGCCGGTTGACCGGGACGCATCGGCGCACTAG
- a CDS encoding uracil-DNA glycosylase, protein MEIDSPLPGTEPPRDCPRCPRLVALRRECQIEHPDWWNAPVHAFGDPDAWLAFAGLAPGKHGANRTGRPFTGDYAGDLLFATLAEFELSKGAYDARIDDGLTLDGAIIVNSVKCLPPQNKPTPVEIANCRPFFEMQLAALPNVRVIIALGRIAHDATLRAAGARLAGSPFGHGAVHMLPDGRHLIDSYHCSRYNTNTGRLTPEMFADVFRTALALKNQTSGPNSSTSPR, encoded by the coding sequence GTGGAAATTGACAGCCCATTACCCGGAACCGAGCCGCCGCGTGACTGCCCGCGCTGTCCGCGGCTCGTTGCTTTGCGGCGCGAATGTCAAATTGAGCACCCCGATTGGTGGAACGCGCCGGTCCATGCATTCGGCGATCCCGACGCCTGGCTCGCTTTTGCGGGACTCGCGCCGGGCAAGCATGGCGCGAACCGGACCGGCCGGCCTTTCACGGGCGATTATGCGGGCGATCTGTTGTTTGCGACGCTTGCCGAGTTCGAGCTGAGTAAGGGGGCTTACGACGCGCGGATCGACGATGGGCTGACGCTCGACGGCGCGATTATCGTCAACAGCGTCAAATGCCTGCCGCCGCAGAACAAGCCGACACCGGTGGAAATCGCGAACTGTCGGCCGTTTTTCGAGATGCAGTTGGCAGCGTTGCCGAATGTTCGCGTGATCATCGCGTTAGGACGGATCGCGCATGACGCCACGCTAAGGGCGGCGGGCGCCCGCCTCGCGGGCTCCCCCTTCGGCCACGGCGCAGTGCATATGCTGCCCGATGGACGGCATCTGATCGATAGCTACCACTGCTCGCGCTACAACACGAACACCGGGCGGCTGACGCCAGAAATGTTCGCCGATGTCTTCCGGACCGCGCTGGCGCTGAAGAATCAGACCAGCGGGCCGAATTCCTCGACCAGCCCGCGGTAA
- a CDS encoding RNA pyrophosphohydrolase: protein MIDHSSLPYRPCAGVMLANRDGRVFVGQRLDTSSEAWQMPQGGIDDGEDAEQAAIRELSEETGVHGGLVEIIARSREEYFYDLPDHLIGKMWGGKYRGQRQHWFLMRFMGEDGDVNIHTKHQEFRAWKWAELNEIEKLIVPFKRVLYRGLVEEFGPLV, encoded by the coding sequence ATGATCGATCATAGCTCCCTCCCCTATCGCCCCTGCGCGGGCGTCATGCTCGCCAATCGCGACGGCCGCGTCTTCGTCGGCCAGCGGCTCGATACGTCGAGCGAGGCGTGGCAGATGCCGCAGGGTGGGATCGACGATGGCGAAGATGCCGAGCAAGCGGCAATCCGCGAACTCAGCGAGGAAACCGGCGTCCATGGCGGGCTGGTCGAAATCATCGCGCGCAGCCGCGAGGAATATTTTTATGACCTGCCCGACCATCTGATCGGCAAGATGTGGGGCGGTAAATATCGCGGCCAGCGCCAGCACTGGTTCCTGATGCGTTTCATGGGTGAGGATGGCGACGTCAACATCCACACCAAGCATCAGGAATTTCGCGCGTGGAAATGGGCCGAGCTGAACGAGATCGAGAAGCTGATCGTCCCGTTCAAGCGCGTGCTTTACCGCGGGCTGGTCGAGGAATTCGGCCCGCTGGTCTGA